The following proteins come from a genomic window of Lytechinus pictus isolate F3 Inbred chromosome 1, Lp3.0, whole genome shotgun sequence:
- the LOC129264121 gene encoding retinol dehydrogenase 11-like, whose product MEFVEDSLTHSKDLIHQSLEWFTKASFSVKFALVVTGTVVISYAAYDGWYSTSIRRVNSRVSLMGKTVLITGANAGIGRETAIDLASRGARVIMGCRNPTKAKVAVADVRKRSSSENVIFKQIDLSDLNSVKKCAEEILKEEERLDVLINNAVDYSDCSPTPEGYNIAMATNHVGHFLLTLTLVNLIKRSAPSRIINVSSFAHDAIKSIDYTNISGKGISGLNRYLESKVANIHFTMVLAKRLRGTGVTAYSLNPGAIYTSIWESSRVTVRSGIFRFLYLMAMPVLKLILMNEKDGAQTTIYCAVDESITRFSGGYFTNCSLGKVSELARDEQLAKQLWDITCKETGIDPNILLE is encoded by the exons ATGGAATTTGTTGAAGACTCGCTAACACACTCAAAGGATCTCATCCATCAGTCTTTGGAATGGTTTACCAAGGCTTCTTTCTCTGTAAAATTCGCCCTCGTTGTGACTGGGACTGTCGTAATATCTTATGCTGCATATGACGGGTGGTATTCCACGAGCATTCGAAGGGTGAACAGTCGTGTGAGTCTGATGGGAAAGACCGTGCTTATAACAG GTGCTAATGCTGGTATTGGTCGAGAGACTGCTATTGACCTTGCTAGCCGAGGAGCAAGGGTTATCATGGGATGTCGCAACCCGACCAAAGCAAAAGTCGCAGTAGCCGATGTCCGCAAGAGATCATCCAGTGAAAATGTCATCTTCAAGCAAATAGACCTATCAGACTTGAATTCAGTCAAAAAGTGCGCAGAGGAAATTCTGAAAGAAGAGGAGAGACTTGACGTTCTCATAAACAATGCAG TCGATTACTCTGACTGTAGCCCAACTCCAGAAGGTTATaatattgccatggcaacgaacCACGTGGGACATTTCTTGCTAACGTTGACCTTGGTCAATCTAATCAAGAGGAGCGCCCCAAGTCGGATCATCAACGTATCTTCCTTTGCACACGATGCCATCAAGAGCATTGATTACACAAATATATCAGGCAAAG GAATATCTGGTTTGAACCGCTATCTTGAAAGTAAAGTGGCAAACATTCATTTCACTATGGTGTTAGCAAAGCGGCTCCGGGGGACTGGTGTCACAGCGTATTCTTTAAATCCAGGCGCCATTTACACGAGCATCTGGGAGTCCAGTAGAGTTACCGTACGGTCCGGAATATTTCGTTTTCTCTACTTGATGGCAATGCCCGTTTTAAA gCTAATATTGATGAATGAGAAGGATGGCGCCCAAACCACTATCTACTGTGCTGTTGACGAATCCATCACACGATTTTCGGGTGGATACTTCACCAACTGCAGTCTGGGAAAGGTGTCTGAATTAGCTCGAGATGAACAACTTGCAAAACAACTCTGGGATATCACATGCAAAGAGACTGGCATTGATCCTAACATATTACTAGAATAg